A stretch of Rhododendron vialii isolate Sample 1 chromosome 4a, ASM3025357v1 DNA encodes these proteins:
- the LOC131322866 gene encoding small ribosomal subunit protein uS8my-like: MGRRILNNALSTIVNAEKRGFDTAQLKPISNVMAAFLNIMKYRGYIKDFQVHDPHRVGKITVELQGRIKDCRALMYRQDIKAQDIEKYRFNKLPTHQWGYVVITTPNGVLDHEEAIRQNVGGQVLGYFY; encoded by the exons ATGGGAAGGAGGATACTGAACAACGCGTTGAGCACGATTGTGAACGCCGAGAAGAGAGGGTTTGACACTGCTCAACTCAAACCCATTTCCAACGTCATGGCTGCTTTCCTCAACATTATGAAATACCGAG GATACATTAAAGATTTCCAAGTACATGATCCTCACCGAGTTGGGAAGATAACTGTGGAACTCCAAGGAAGGATCAAGGATTGCCGAGCTCTCATGTATAGGCAAGACATTAAGGCCCAAGATATTGAGAAGTACAGATTCAATAAGCTTCCAACACATCAG TGGGGCTATGTCGTGATTACCACACCAAATGGAGTTTTGGATCATGAAGAGGCAATCCGACAAAATGTGGGTGGTCAGGTTCTGGGGTActtctattga
- the LOC131322861 gene encoding uncharacterized protein LOC131322861 isoform X2: MLPSFMETGARIFVIRFLGQYISTGSLILLEEGGSTITFDGTGKKCLLKTSLRVHSPQFYWKVATRGELGLADAYIHGDFSLVDENEGLQNLFMIFIANRDLKTSVSTKRGWRTPLLFTACIGSAKYFFQHVSGQNTLTQARRNISRHYDLSNELFALFLDETLTYSCAIFKSEDEDLKVAQMRKISLLIEKARINEEHEILEIGSGWGSLAIEVVKRTRCNYTGITLSEEQLRFAEMKVKEAGLQDRIKFLLCHYRQLPDTCKYDRIISCEMIEHVGHEYMEEFFGCCDSLLADDGLLVLQFTSIPDERYDEYRRSSDFIKEYIFPGGCLPSLSRTTSAMAASSRLCVEQVENIGLHYTKTLGCWKENFLKHWSEIISLGFDEKFMRMWVYYFDYCMAGFKTCTLGNYQMVFSRPGNVSVLGDPYKGSPAAYWSSSTR, from the exons ATGTTACCTTCATTCATGGAAACAGGAGCTCGCATTTTCGTTATTAGGTTCCTTGGACAGTATATCTCTACTGGTAGTTTAAT TTTATTGGAGGAAGGAGGTTCAACTATCACCTTTGATGGAACCGGAAAGAAGTGTCTTCTTAAAACTTCTCTGAGAGTTCACAGTCCCCAGTTTTATTGGAAG GTTGCTACACGGGGTGAATTGGGACTTGCAGATGCATATATTCATGGGGATTTTTCACTGGTTGACGAGAACGAAGGTCTTCAAAACTTATTCATG ATTTTCATTGCCAATAGAGACTTAAAGACTTCTGTCTCAACAAAAAG GGGCTGGCGGACACCATTGCTTTTCACTGCTTGTATTGGATCTGCGAAATATTTCTTTCAGCATGTTTCAGGACAAAACACTCTAACACAAGCTCGCAGGAATATCTCTCGTCATTATGACCTG AGTAATGAACTCTTTGCTCTTTTCCTGGATGAAACCTTGACATACTCCTGTGCAATATTCAAG TCCGAAGACGAAGACTTGAAAGTAGCGCAGATGAGAAAAATCTCTCTTCTAATTGAAAAA GCAAGAATCAATGAGGAACATGAAATTCTTGAGATTGGAAGTGGTTGGGGAAGCCTCGCCATTGAAGTTGTTAAGAGGACTCGATGCAATTATACTGGCATCACTCTGTCGGAGGAGCAATTAAGATTTGCAGAAATGAAAGTGAAGGAAGCTGGTCTTCAG GACCGCATAAAGTTCCTTCTTTGTCACTACCGCCAATTACCTGACACCTGCAAATATGATAGAATTATTTCTTG TGAGATGATAGAACATGTTGGCCACGAATACATGGAGGAGTTTTTTGGTTGTTGTGATTCACTATTGGCAGATGATGGGCTTCTTGTTCTACAG TTCACATCAATACCAGATGAGCGGTATGATGAGTACAGGCGAAGCTCAGATTTCATTAAGGAATATATTTTCCCTGGTGGTTGTTTACCTTCATTAAGTAGAACAACATCAGCAATGGCTGCTTCATCCAGACTCTG TGTTGAGCAAGTTGAAAACATAGGGTTACATTACACCAAAACACTCGGATGTTGGAAGGAAAACTTCCTCAAACACTGGAG TGAAATCATCTCATTGGGATTTGATGAAAAGTTCATGCGGATGTGGGTGTACTATTTTGATTATTGCATGGCTGGTTTCAAAACTTGTACGCTTGGGAATTACCAG ATGGTATTCTCGCGTCCTGGCAATGTCTCTGTACTCGGCGATCCATACAAGGGTTCACCTGCTGCTTACTGGTCATCTTCCACAAGGTGA
- the LOC131322867 gene encoding uncharacterized protein LOC131322867, translating into MVKALGFPPLNRMCWSHFLLVKTVWFVCCRNEFHKLGRDLENAKGKDMEKYHSILGKLRESYRQCGTSHKRLKKIFIVLHEELQHLKQMIKDCIVSNTRNCCLFSL; encoded by the exons ATGGTCAAGGCTCTGGGATTTCCGCCACTGAATCGGATGTGTTGGTCCCATTTCTTGTTGGTTAAGACCGTGTGGTTTGTTTGTTGCAGGAATGAATTCCATAAACTGGGAAGGGACCTTGAAAATGCTAAAGGGAAGGATATGGAAAAGTATCATAGCATTTTGGGGAAATTAAGGGAATCTTATCGCCAGTGTGGGACG AGTCATAAACGgctgaaaaaaatatttatagtCCTTCATGAAGAATTGCAG CACCTGAAACAGATGATTAAAGACTGCATTGTCTCAAATACAAGAAACTGTTGCCTCTTCTCGTTGTAG
- the LOC131323936 gene encoding replication protein A 32 kDa subunit A-like, producing the protein MCYFHGVLFMISFSLHTDGIYVRVNGRLKIFKGSKQLVAFSVRPVTNFDELTFHFVECIHFQVQNSRTKQGDATTQSHSVTPSTNTVLRDGSNGYQSTLPNHFSGQFSVEGLKGFDLQQPSNFGWEKGVHRDELSQKLKLPMEKIIESIRTLEEEGLIYKQDISHLYQNLFPSIGMHSCYARRGT; encoded by the exons ATGTGTTATTTTCACGGTGTTTTGTttatgatttctttttctttgcatACAGATGGAATATATGTTCGTGTCAATGGGCGCCTAAAAATCTTTAAAGGCAGTAAGCAGTTAGTTGCTTTTTCTGTTAG GCCCGTGACAAACTTCGATGAGCTTACCTTCCACTTCGTCGAGTGTATACATTTCCAAGTGCAAAATTCCAGAACAAAG CAAGGAGATGCCACAACTCAGTCTCATTCTGTGACTCCATCTACAAACACAGTTTTGAGGGATGGATCAAATGGATATCAGTCAACACTACCAAATCAT TTCTCTGGACAATTTAGTGTAGAGGGACTGAAGGGATTTGATCTGCAGCAACCTTCAAACTT TGGATGGGAAAAAGGGGTACATAGGGATGAACTGTCTCAGAAGCTAAAACTTCCTATGGAGAAGATcat TGAATCTATCAGAACACTTGAAGAGGAAGGGTTGATATACAAACAAGACATATCACATCTATATCAAAACTTGTTCCCTTCAATAGGCATGCATTCGTGCTATGCACGAAGGGGCACCTAG
- the LOC131322865 gene encoding heterogeneous nuclear ribonucleoprotein 1-like codes for MSRDEHQTASRAGNGNSARNFGGGGNRTKKIFVGGLPATLTEEGFRQYFESYGNVTDVVVMYDQATQRPRGFGFVSFDSEEAVDRVLHKTFHDLNGKQVEVKRALPKDENPGGGGRSTAGGGAGGGGGYLAGYGASGRNSGSFDGRMDSNRYMQSQNAGVGFPAYGSSGYSASGYGYGPANNSMGYGGYGGYGAANPGYGGAAATAYGNPNAPSPGYGTGPPGPARNSWSSQASSGYGAAGYVNASAWGGSATGGPGSAPTGQSPGGASGYGNQGYGYGGSDGSYANQAAYGAVGGRAGSVPSSNASASGGEMQGSGGAYRGGGGYDDANGTSGYGNQGWNDPSQTSGSYGAQANGPHGGPVGYGGRYGGTPTRQAQQQ; via the coding sequence ATGTCAAGAGATGAACACCAGACTGCCTCTAGAGCTGGAAATGGTAACTCTGCTAGAAATTTTGGAGGTGGTGGAAATAGGACCAAGAAAATATTTGTTGGGGGCTTGCCAGCTACTTTGACTGAGGAAGGATTTCGACAATATTTTGAATCTTATGGTAATGTTACAGATGTTGTGGTCATGTATGACCAGGCCACCCAGCGGCCTCGTGGATTTGGGTTTGTTTCTTTTGATAGCGAAGAAGCAGTCGATAGGGTTTTGCACAAGACATTCCACGACTTGAATGGTAAACAGGTGGAAGTAAAGCGTGCTCTTCCCAAAGACGAGAACCCTGGCGGTGGTGGCCGTTCCACGGCTGGTGGTGGTGCAGGTGGTGGCGGAGGTTATCTGGCTGGTTATGGTGCTTCTGGCAGAAATTCAGGATCTTTTGATGGCCGAATGGATTCAAACAGATACATGCAGTCTCAAAATGCTGGAGTTGGTTTTCCGGCTTATGGTTCTTCTGGATATAGTGCTTCTGGTTATGGGTATGGTCCCGCCAATAACAGCATGGGTTATGGTGGTTATGGCGGTTATGGTGCTGCCAATCCGGGGTATGGAGGCGCAGCTGCTACAGCTTACGGAAACCCTAATGCACCTAGTCCTGGTTATGGAACAGGTCCACCGGGTCCTGCACGAAATTCTTGGAGCTCCCAGGCTTCCTCAGGGTATGGTGCTGCTGGTTATGTGAATGCCTCCGCTTGGGGTGGTAGTGCAACCGGTGGGCCCGGTTCTGCACCCACGGGTCAATCTCCAGGTGGGGCTTCTGGGTATGGAAACCAAGGTTATGGGTATGGTGGATCGGACGGGTCTTATGCAAATCAAGCTGCTTATGGTGCTGTTGGTGGTCGTGCTGGAAGTGTCCCCAGTAGTAATGCTTCTGCCAGTGGGGGAGAGATGCAAGGCAGTGGTGGGGCCTACAGGGGAGgtggtggctatgatgatgcCAATGGGACTTCAGGGTATGGAAATCAAGGATGGAATGATCCTTCTCAAACATCTGGAAGTTATGGAGCTCAGGCAAATGGGCCTCATGGCGGGCCAGTTGGATATGGTGGTCGGTATGGCGGTACCCCAACTCGACAGGCTCAACAGCAGTGA
- the LOC131322861 gene encoding uncharacterized protein LOC131322861 isoform X1, whose translation MEVNWTFPLIEYSSHQSQYVIINCTVSRVRFALVLPFRRTNQLFCIFCSFTLPQSPFASGCLITCQDGSQETYDGCIMATNAPDTLKILGKQATCDETRVLGAFQYVYSDIFLHRDKNFMPQNLAAWSGQNFLTTADDKVCLTYWLNVLQNIRDTELPYLVTINPPHTPEHTLLKWSTGHPIPSIAASKASIELDHIQGKRGIWFAGAYRGYGFQEDGVKASLVAANSILTESCAVLSIPKHMLPSFMETGARIFVIRFLGQYISTGSLILLEEGGSTITFDGTGKKCLLKTSLRVHSPQFYWKVATRGELGLADAYIHGDFSLVDENEGLQNLFMIFIANRDLKTSVSTKRGWRTPLLFTACIGSAKYFFQHVSGQNTLTQARRNISRHYDLSNELFALFLDETLTYSCAIFKSEDEDLKVAQMRKISLLIEKARINEEHEILEIGSGWGSLAIEVVKRTRCNYTGITLSEEQLRFAEMKVKEAGLQDRIKFLLCHYRQLPDTCKYDRIISCEMIEHVGHEYMEEFFGCCDSLLADDGLLVLQFTSIPDERYDEYRRSSDFIKEYIFPGGCLPSLSRTTSAMAASSRLCVEQVENIGLHYTKTLGCWKENFLKHWSEIISLGFDEKFMRMWVYYFDYCMAGFKTCTLGNYQMVFSRPGNVSVLGDPYKGSPAAYWSSSTR comes from the exons ATGGAAGTAAATTGGACTTTCCCCTTGATTGAGTATAGTTCTCACCAGAGTCAGTATGTGATTATAAATTGCACAGTTTCCCGTGTGCGCTTCGCTCTGGTCCTGCCCTTCAGAAGGACCAATCAACTTTTCTGCATATTCTGTTCTTTCACTTTGCCGCAGTCGCCATTTGCTTCAG GTTGCCTCATAACCTGTCAAGATGGTTCCCAAGAAACCTATGATGGATGCATAATGGCCACAAATGCTCCAGATACTCTGAAAATATTGGGGAAACAAGCAACATGTGATGAAACCAGAGTACTTGGTGCTTTCCAGTACGTCTATAG TGATATTTTCCTTCATCGTGATAAGAATTTCATGCCCCAAAACCTTGCTGCATGGAGTGGTCAGAATTTTCTTACAACTGCGGATGACAAGGTTTGCTTGACATACTGGCTCAACGTGTTACAG AATATTCGTGATACAGAGCTACCTTATCTGGTTACCATAAATCCACCTCACACCCCAGAGCATACTCTGCTTAAGTGGTCAACTGGCCATCCAATCCCGTCCATTGCTGCATCAAAAGCATCAATTGAGCTTGATCATATTCAAGGAAAGAGAGGAATATGGTTCGCCGGAGCATACCGGG GCTATGGCTTTCAGGAGGATGGAGTGAAG GCTAGCCTAGTCGCTGCAAATAGTATTCTTACTGAAAGTTGTGCTGTTTTGAGCATCCCCAAACACATGTTACCTTCATTCATGGAAACAGGAGCTCGCATTTTCGTTATTAGGTTCCTTGGACAGTATATCTCTACTGGTAGTTTAAT TTTATTGGAGGAAGGAGGTTCAACTATCACCTTTGATGGAACCGGAAAGAAGTGTCTTCTTAAAACTTCTCTGAGAGTTCACAGTCCCCAGTTTTATTGGAAG GTTGCTACACGGGGTGAATTGGGACTTGCAGATGCATATATTCATGGGGATTTTTCACTGGTTGACGAGAACGAAGGTCTTCAAAACTTATTCATG ATTTTCATTGCCAATAGAGACTTAAAGACTTCTGTCTCAACAAAAAG GGGCTGGCGGACACCATTGCTTTTCACTGCTTGTATTGGATCTGCGAAATATTTCTTTCAGCATGTTTCAGGACAAAACACTCTAACACAAGCTCGCAGGAATATCTCTCGTCATTATGACCTG AGTAATGAACTCTTTGCTCTTTTCCTGGATGAAACCTTGACATACTCCTGTGCAATATTCAAG TCCGAAGACGAAGACTTGAAAGTAGCGCAGATGAGAAAAATCTCTCTTCTAATTGAAAAA GCAAGAATCAATGAGGAACATGAAATTCTTGAGATTGGAAGTGGTTGGGGAAGCCTCGCCATTGAAGTTGTTAAGAGGACTCGATGCAATTATACTGGCATCACTCTGTCGGAGGAGCAATTAAGATTTGCAGAAATGAAAGTGAAGGAAGCTGGTCTTCAG GACCGCATAAAGTTCCTTCTTTGTCACTACCGCCAATTACCTGACACCTGCAAATATGATAGAATTATTTCTTG TGAGATGATAGAACATGTTGGCCACGAATACATGGAGGAGTTTTTTGGTTGTTGTGATTCACTATTGGCAGATGATGGGCTTCTTGTTCTACAG TTCACATCAATACCAGATGAGCGGTATGATGAGTACAGGCGAAGCTCAGATTTCATTAAGGAATATATTTTCCCTGGTGGTTGTTTACCTTCATTAAGTAGAACAACATCAGCAATGGCTGCTTCATCCAGACTCTG TGTTGAGCAAGTTGAAAACATAGGGTTACATTACACCAAAACACTCGGATGTTGGAAGGAAAACTTCCTCAAACACTGGAG TGAAATCATCTCATTGGGATTTGATGAAAAGTTCATGCGGATGTGGGTGTACTATTTTGATTATTGCATGGCTGGTTTCAAAACTTGTACGCTTGGGAATTACCAG ATGGTATTCTCGCGTCCTGGCAATGTCTCTGTACTCGGCGATCCATACAAGGGTTCACCTGCTGCTTACTGGTCATCTTCCACAAGGTGA